Part of the Streptomyces sp. NBC_01264 genome, CCCACCCCACCCACTCGACCACCCCCGCCGCCCGAACCCTTGCGGCACCGATCCGATCGCCCTCTCCCATCGTCTCCGCCCGCCTCCTTCTCCCCCTCCACCGCTCACTCCCCACCCGCCACTTCCGCGCGGCTTCACCCATCGGCTTTCCGCTCACCTCCGCAGCGGGCGTCCACGCGTCCCCGACAGTGCGCCCCCTTCGCACGCCTCCGCGCATCCCCTTCCGCACACGTCCTCAACCTGACCGCCGTCACCGCCTCCCCCGACGGCTCCATCACCCTCGCCTTCCAGACGGCCTGACCCGGACGACCCGCGCCCTCGACAGCGCGCGCCATCCCACGCCTGCGCGCATCACCTTCCGCCCACCTCCGTCCATCACCTCCCCGCACCTCTGCGGCGCGCATCCGCACCTCCGCAGCAAGACCTCCGCCCCCCATCCGTGCGCGCCTCCGCAGGCTTCCGCGGGTGCCCCTCCGCACACCTCCGCCCGCCGCGCGCCGACTCCGGCACGCCCGCCGCCCCACTTCGCTCACCGCACGCCAGCACCCGAACGCCCCTCCCCTCCGCACCCCGCTCGGCGGACGTCAGCTCCTGCACGCCCGCCGCCCGTCCCCACCCCGCTCACCGCACGCCCGCACGCCCGCACCCGCACGCCCGCCACCCCTCCGCTCCGTCCCCGCGCTTCGCGCACGTCCGCTGCCCTCCCATGCGCCGCATCGCGCCTTGGGAGGCGGCCGCGAAAGGTTCCGCCATGTCCGGCTTCCCCGGTCACGCCCCCACCCCGCCACCGATCACCGCCCGGCCGCCCCGGCGCCCCGTCCCCGCGGCTCCGCCCCGCCACGCCCTCGCCTGGGGCCTGGCACTGACCCTGCTGTCCGCGCTGACCGGACTGCTCCTGCGCCTGGACGAACGGCCCTTCTTCCAGGGCCTCGACGACGCGTGGGCCGCTTCACTGAAGGGCTCGCCCGCGGACACCGCCAGCGGGTTCGCCACCGTGCTCGACCGCTTGGGCGGGCCACTGGGTACGGTCCTGCCGCTGCTGTTGATGGGCTGCCTGTGCATGTACGGGCGCTGGCGGTCGGCTCTCTTCGTATTCACCACGGCGATCGTGGCCAACGTGCTCCTGGTACTGCCCCTCAAGCAGTTGGCCGACCGGCCGCGACCCCCGCACACCTGGGTCCTGGTCAACGACGGCTCGTACCCGTCCGGCCAGGTCTTCAGTGCGGTGGCCCTGGTGATGGCGGCCGCCGTGGTGCTGTTCCCGCCGGGCGGCCGGCGCTGGTGGTGGCTGATCGGCGGGTCCTGCACCGGCGCCATGATGTGGAGCCGCACCTGGCAGCACGCCCAGTGGCTGAGCGACACCTTCGCGGGCGCCCTGGCGGCCGTAGGGGCCTGCCTGCTCCTGTGGCGGGCGTTCGCACCCCTACTGGAGACGGAGGCGGAACGCATGGCGTCGGACACCCTCTGGGTCTGACGGCCCTCCGCCCCCTCAGGGAGCGATCCCCAGCTCGAAGCTTTGGGCCGCCGGCACACGACTGCATCAGCGCGATGCCGCCGGCCAGGTACGGATGGACGGACGGACGGACGTGCGCCGGAAGCCGCCTCAAGTGCGGTTGGCGGCGGCGCGGCCGCCCGGCTCGCGCGCGCCCCATCCGACCGCCTCACCGCCTCACCGCCTCCCGCATCCACCGACTAACCCCGCTATCGCGAAACATTGACGGTCGCTGAATTCGCACCATATTCTCGACGGGTCGGCACGCGTTCCGCGCGCGGACCAGGAAGGATCGACTCATGGCATCCACCCCAGGCCCCGGCCCCCACCACCCCGTGGCACACCCGCCCGCGGGCCCGCTCCTCGGCGCGGTCGAGGACGGGCTGTCCGTCTTCCGGGCCGTGCCCTACGCCGCACCCCCGGTCGGCGCGCTGCGCTGGCGGCCCGCGCGGCCGCATCCGGGCTGGAGCGGCATCCGGGACGCGACCGCCGACGGGCCCAGCGCCCCGCAGATATACATGGAGGGCGGCGACCCCGTCCTCGGCGGGCACGGTTCGCCGCCCTTCGACGAGGACTGCCTGACCCTCGACATCTGGACCCCCGCCGTCGACGACGCCCGGCGGCCGGTGCTGGTCTGGATCCACGGCGGGGGCTTCGTCTCCGGCTCCGGGTCGCTGCCGAACTACTCCGGCGCGACCTTCTCCCGCGACGGGGACCTGGTCGTCGTCAGCATCAACTACCGCATCGGACCGCTCGGTTACCTCTACACCGACTCCGAGGAGCAGCCCGACGGCTCCGGCGCCAACCACTGGCTGAGCGACCAGCTCGCCGCCCTGCGCTGGGTACGGGACAACATCTCCGCCTTCGGCGGCGACCCCGACTCGATCACCGTCGCGGGCCAGTCGGGCGGCGCGGTATCCACGGCCGCCCTCGCGGGACTGCCCGAGGCCCGGGGACTGATCCGCCGGGTGATCCTGATGAGCCCGCCGTTCGGGCTGGACCTCCCCGCACCCGACGCCTACCGGGAGCGCACCACCGCGTTTCTGGAGCTGGCCGGGGTCAAGACCCTGGCCGAGCTGCGGACCGTGCCGTGGCCCGAGCTGATCGGCGCCATGGGCGGGCTCTTCGCCCTGACGACGCGGTGGGGGTACTGGCCCACGCCGTTCCTGCCCGTGGTCGACGGCGTCACCCTGCCCCGCCACCCGGCGCAGGCCCTGCTGCACGGCGCCGCCGAGGACATCGAGGTGATGATCGGCTGGACGCGGGAGGAGGCCAACTTCGGCTTCGCCCTCAACGAGGCCTACGCCGCCGCCGACCGGGAACAGGTGACCGCCCGGATCGCGGACACCTTCGGCCCCGAAGCCGCTCCCGACGTGTACGCGGCGTACGAGCGCGCCCGGCCGGGAGCCGGGCCGGCCGGCGTCCTGATGGACCTCATCACCGACGAGCTCTTCCGCGTGCCCGCCCTCCGGCTGGCCGAGGCGCGGGCCGCGGCGGGCCGTCCGGTATGGGCCTACCAGTTCGACCTCCCCGCAGCCGCCTACGACGGCCGGCTCGGAGCCGCCCACTGCCTCGAACTGCCCTTCGCCTTCGCCAACTTCGACCAGTGGGCCCACGCACCGCTGACGGCCGGGCTCGACCCCGCCGTCCGGGACGGGCTCGCGCACGCCATGCACGGGGCCTGGATCTCCTTCGTCCGCACCGGCGACCCGAACCATCAAGGCCTGCCGACCTGGAACCCGTACGGGAAGCACGCCCGCACCACGATGCGTTTCGACACCGTGGTCGGCGCGCTCGACGACCTCGCCGGGGACTCCCTGCGCCTGCACGAGGGAGCGCTTCCCCGGCCCGAGTAGGCCCGTCCGCCCATCCGGGCGGGCCCGCGCTCCCTTGATCTAACTCGTGTAACCTTCGAAGGGAAGGCAGCGAGCCGATCAAAAGGAGCGTCGATCGACGTCATGGCCAAAGACACTCCTGTTCCGGCGTCCCCGACCAGCGCCGACGTGGCCCGCCTGGCCGGGGTGTCCCGCGCCACGGTCTCCTTCGTCCTCAACGACACCCAGGGCCACCGCGTCGGCGAAGCCGCCCGCGCGCGCGTCCTCGACGCCGCCCGACAGCTGGGCTACGTACCGCACGCCGCGGCCCGGTCCCTGCGGGCCGGCCGCAGCAATCTCGTCCTGATGCCCTCGTCGATCTCCGCGGTCGGCCGCCTCGTCAGCGACTGGGTCGACGATCTGCACAGCGAGCTGGACCGGCACGGCTACACCGCGGTCCTGCACGCCGGACGCTTCAACGATCCCCTCGACGCCGCCCGCGCCTGGGCCGAACTGCGTCCCGCGGCCGTCATCGCCCTCGACGGGGACCGCCTCACCGCCCAGGCCGCCGATCTGCTGCGGCGCGCCGGGGTGCGGGGGCTGATCGCCTTCGCGGCCCACCCCGTACCCGGCGTGCACACCATCGGCTTCGACCACGCCCTCATCGGCGCCACCGCCGCCGAGCACCTGATCGCGCGCGGCCGGACCCGTATCGGCGTGGTCATGCCCCAGGAACGCGGCCTCGACCTGTTCGCCGGGCCGCGGCTCGCCGGCGCCGAATCGGTCGCCTCCCGCCACATGGCCACGGTCACCCCGGTGGAACTCTCCTACACCCGGGAGTCCGCGACCGCGCTGGCCCGGCGCTGGCGGAGCCTCGGCCTGGACTCCGTGTTCGCGTACAACGACGAGTACGCCGCCCTTCTGCTCCACGCACTGCGGGCCGAGGGGATCTCCGTACCGCAGGACGTGGCGGTCGTGGGCTCCGACGACCTGGTCCTCTCCTCGCTCCAGGACCCCCCACTGACCTCGATCCGCCTCCGCCTGGTCTCGCCGGCCGCGGTCGCGGACGCCGTGCACGAGCTGATCGAAACGGGCACCACGGCGCCCGTACCGGACATAGAGGCGATCCTGGTGCAACGCGAAACCACCTGAGGCTCTGGCCACCGACCGGGCTCCCCGGACGACGGCGCCGGTGCGGCCTGCCCGCACCGGTGCCCCGTCGTGCGCCTTGGCAGGTCGAGTTCACCGGAACGATCGACGCCATGGGCGCGCCCGAACCCAACGAACACGCTCGATCGCTCAGCGGTGAACTGCTGTACTGGGTCACCTTCGACGCGCCGCAGTACGACTGTGACGGGGCCGGTCCCCATCGCAAGGCCCAGATCTGGGATCGGTACCTCAGGACCGGACCGGAGGCCGCCCTGTAGGGGTACAGCCCTGTAGGGGTACGACACCTTGGGCCGTTCGCACATCCTCCTGGTCCGTCCGGGCTGTCCGCCCGCCTGTATGGATCAAGCCGGGGAGCCGACGGTGGCCGGCCGTGGTCGGCTGGGGGCGGTCGCTGCGGTCCGCTGACGGCCGGTTACGCAGCGCAGGAGGAGGAGTCCCCCGATGTCTCGTCGGCATGTCCCGGCCGTTCTCGGCCTCGTGGCGGGCGTGTTGGTGGCGGTCCCCGCCCCTGCCGCCCACGCCGCCACGCTGCAGGTTCCCTGCTCGGTTCCCGAACTCGTCGCCGCGATCAACGCCGCGAACGGCTCGCCCGGGCCGGACACCCTCCAGCTGGCGCACACGTGCACCTACGAGCTGACGGCGCCGGACCCGGTGAATCCCGGCAACGGGCTGCCGGTAATCACCAGTGAGATCACCATCGACGGGCGCGGGGCCACGA contains:
- a CDS encoding phosphatase PAP2 family protein, with protein sequence MSGFPGHAPTPPPITARPPRRPVPAAPPRHALAWGLALTLLSALTGLLLRLDERPFFQGLDDAWAASLKGSPADTASGFATVLDRLGGPLGTVLPLLLMGCLCMYGRWRSALFVFTTAIVANVLLVLPLKQLADRPRPPHTWVLVNDGSYPSGQVFSAVALVMAAAVVLFPPGGRRWWWLIGGSCTGAMMWSRTWQHAQWLSDTFAGALAAVGACLLLWRAFAPLLETEAERMASDTLWV
- a CDS encoding carboxylesterase/lipase family protein, giving the protein MASTPGPGPHHPVAHPPAGPLLGAVEDGLSVFRAVPYAAPPVGALRWRPARPHPGWSGIRDATADGPSAPQIYMEGGDPVLGGHGSPPFDEDCLTLDIWTPAVDDARRPVLVWIHGGGFVSGSGSLPNYSGATFSRDGDLVVVSINYRIGPLGYLYTDSEEQPDGSGANHWLSDQLAALRWVRDNISAFGGDPDSITVAGQSGGAVSTAALAGLPEARGLIRRVILMSPPFGLDLPAPDAYRERTTAFLELAGVKTLAELRTVPWPELIGAMGGLFALTTRWGYWPTPFLPVVDGVTLPRHPAQALLHGAAEDIEVMIGWTREEANFGFALNEAYAAADREQVTARIADTFGPEAAPDVYAAYERARPGAGPAGVLMDLITDELFRVPALRLAEARAAAGRPVWAYQFDLPAAAYDGRLGAAHCLELPFAFANFDQWAHAPLTAGLDPAVRDGLAHAMHGAWISFVRTGDPNHQGLPTWNPYGKHARTTMRFDTVVGALDDLAGDSLRLHEGALPRPE
- a CDS encoding LacI family DNA-binding transcriptional regulator, producing MAKDTPVPASPTSADVARLAGVSRATVSFVLNDTQGHRVGEAARARVLDAARQLGYVPHAAARSLRAGRSNLVLMPSSISAVGRLVSDWVDDLHSELDRHGYTAVLHAGRFNDPLDAARAWAELRPAAVIALDGDRLTAQAADLLRRAGVRGLIAFAAHPVPGVHTIGFDHALIGATAAEHLIARGRTRIGVVMPQERGLDLFAGPRLAGAESVASRHMATVTPVELSYTRESATALARRWRSLGLDSVFAYNDEYAALLLHALRAEGISVPQDVAVVGSDDLVLSSLQDPPLTSIRLRLVSPAAVADAVHELIETGTTAPVPDIEAILVQRETT